A portion of the Candida dubliniensis CD36 chromosome R, complete sequence genome contains these proteins:
- a CDS encoding ATP-dependent protease, mitochondrial precursor, putative (Similar to S. cerevisiae PIM1), with amino-acid sequence MIKASKCNKARALFLVRTSIPRTFIRNATSAIPTTVKLKDLSSLPPLTKSLPTNLPFLMPDTLHNLLRFDSKKEKQPSTDKSNDKDKPSRKEKGKDKEKENEERKDINEDEKYDIKEETDSKPTIDPNNPVSSKSSISSSSGGANNNNNNDDSDGRDDDGSPKDKEFLSPSDAGLHPPFLAIAMKDRPFLPGATRHLHVTDPEVIKCVNHMINSNIKSPYFVLFHVRDTNSEDAALDVIKDRDFVHEVGTLCQIIKTTGSEILVYPHYRVKLVDISTPNSRSERIEMEQDNSQTSYLKKFEVSYAVTQQLKDEPYDEQSITINAWTRRIKELYEKLAPKYEQPENKEEIMNNPSMLADFIASKVHAKPEQIQQILESSNVETKLELSLQLLQVEADADEMRQTALKNIRERTEKAYAQSLIKEYTKELLKAAGIGENSKVHKFDERIKHLKMPEEAMKAYKTEKERLGTQSDMEQNVVERYLDWLTQIPFGVYTKDSFNVKKAREILDRDHYGLKDVKDRILEFISVGKISGNVDGRILCLAGPPGTGKTSIAKSIAEALNRKYTRIAVGGVQDVHDVKGHRRTYVASIPGRIVTALTQAKTSNPLMLIDEIDKLDTTSHGGAARAFLEILDPEQNNSFVDNFIEVKVDLSKVLFVCTANYLGSIPAPLRDRMEIIEVNGYTKNDKIEITKRHLIPAAAKKVGLEEGRVVIPDETILRLIDKYCRESGLRHIKSLINRIFSKASRKIVEELEDTDADPHSREIVEESLVAKENESVISDKAKKDAGSSSIESNDSNTEAKVSTTTENEKKQEQKQKQDEEIKKLDLPADLKIEVKPETLKDFVGPEIYIKDRLYETLNPGVATGLAYNTSGDGDALYIESILTDSISSDLGNAGLHVTGSLKEVMKESASIAYSFAKQFMVRQFPDNRFFEAAHIHVHCPGGAIPKDGPSAGIAFTSSLVSLALNKSLPNDTAMTGEITLTGKVLAIGGLREKSLGAKRAGYTKIIFPKDCEYQLDEIPDEVKEGLTYIPVEWYSEVFEHLFKGISKEEGNSVWKEEFAKLEEKKKSKKTHTV; translated from the coding sequence ATGATTAAGGCTTCCAAGTGTAACAAGGCCAGGGCTTTGTTTTTGGTTAGAACTTCTATACCTAGAACGTTTATAAGAAATGCTACATCAGCTATACCAACAACGGTTAAATTAAAGGATTTGTCATCATTGCCACCACTTACCAAGTCTTTACCAACAAACTTACCCTTCTTGATGCCTGATACATTGCACAATCTACTTCGTTTTGATTCAAAGAAGGAGAAACAACCTTCAACGGATAAGTCAAACGACAAAGACAAACCAAGTCGAAAAGAGAAGGGGAAAGACAAAGAGAAGGAGAATGAAGAGCGGAAAGATataaatgaagatgaaaaatatgacatcaaagaagaaactgATTCGAAACCAACCATTGATCCCAACAACCCTGTATCTTCTAAGTCTAGTATATCATctagtagtggtggtgctaacaacaacaataacaatgatGATTCAGATGGTAGAGATGATGATGGATCACCAAAAGATAAAGAGTTCTTGTCACCCCTGGATGCTGGATTGCACCCACCATTTTTGGCTATTGCCATGAAAGATCGACCATTTTTACCGGGAGCAACACGTCATCTTCATGTTACTGATCCAGAGGTAATAAAATGTGTGAACCATATGATTAATAGTAACATCAAGAGTCCATATTTTGTCTTGTTTCATGTCCGTGACACTAATTCTGAAGATGCTGCTTTAGATGTTATTAAGGATAGAGATTTTGTTCATGAAGTTGGTACATTAtgtcaaattatcaaaacaaCTGGAAGTGAAATTTTGGTATACCCACACTATAGAGTTAAGTTAGTGGATATCAGTACTCCGAATTCCAGAAGTGAACGTATTGAAATGGAGCAAGACAACTCGCAAACGTCTTACTTGAAAAAATTCGAGGTTTCGTATGCTGTAACACAGCAGTTAAAGGATGAGCCTTATGACGAACAGAGCATAACAATCAATGCATGGACTCGAAGAATTAAGGAGTTGTACGAAAAACTTGCACCAAAGTATGAACAACCTGAGAATAAAGAAGAGATTATGAATAACCCTTCGATGCTTGCTGATTTTATTGCAAGCAAAGTACATGCAAAACCTgaacaaattcaacaaatctTAGAATCACTGAATGTAGAAACTAAATTGGAGCTTTCTTTACAATTGTTGCAAGTAGAAGCAGATGCCGACGAAATGAGACAAACAGCTCTCAAGAATATCAGAGAGCGTACAGAGAAAGCCTATGCCCAGAGTCTAATTAAAGAGTATACTAAGGAGTTGTTGAAAGCAGCTGGTATCGGTGAGAATTCAAAGGTGCacaaatttgatgaaagaATCAAACATCTCAAAATGCCCGAAGAGGCAATGAAAGCCTATAAAACAGAGAAGGAAAGATTGGGGACACAAAGTGACATGGAGCAAAATGTCGTTGAAAGATATTTGGACTGGTTAACCCAGATTCCGTTTGGTGTTTATACTAAAGATTCCTTTAATGTCAAGAAGGCCCGTGAAATTTTGGACAGAGATCATTATGGTTTGAAAGACGTGAAAGACCGTATTTTAGAGTTTATCTCAGTAGGTAAAATTTCGGGAAACGTCGACGGTAGAATTTTGTGTTTGGCAGGTCCTCCTGGTACTGGTAAAACTTCAATTGCCAAATCTATTGCTGAGGCATTAAACAGAAAATACACCAGAATCGCTGTTGGTGGTGTTCAAGACGTACATGATGTTAAAGGTCATAGGAGAACTTATGTTGCGTCTATTCCTGGTAGGATTGTGACTGCATTAACTCAAGCTAAAACCTCGAATCCATTGATGttgattgatgaaattgacaAATTGGATACTACATCACATGGTGGTGCTGCAAGAGCATTTTTAGAAATTTTAGATCCTGAGCAGaataattcttttgttgataaCTTTATTGAAGTGAAAGTGGACTTGTCGAaagttttatttgtttgtaCAGCAAACTACCTTGGATCCATTCCAGCCCCATTAAGAGATCGTATGGAAATAATTGAAGTCAATGGGTACACCAAGAATGACAAGATTGAAATCACAAAGAGACATTTAATTCCCGCAGCAGCAAAAAAGGTCGGATTGGAAGAAGGGCGTGTGGTGATCCCAGATGAAACTATTTTGAGATTAATCGACAAATATTGTCGTGAAAGTGGTTTGAGACATATCAAGTCATTGATCAATAGAATTTTTAGTAAAGCTTCCAGAAAAATTGtagaagaattggaagaCACTGATGCTGATCCTCATAGCagagaaattgttgaagaaaGTCTTGTTgctaaagaaaatgaaagtGTAATATCAGACAAAGCAAAGAAGGATGCAGGAAGCTCATCAATAGAATCTAACGATAGCAATACTGAAGCTAAAGTAAGTACAACGacagaaaatgaaaagaaacaggaacagaaacagaaacagGACGaagaaataaagaaattggatTTACCAGCAGACTTGAAAATAGAAGTTAAACCAGAGACATTGAAGGATTTTGTTGGGCCTGAAATTTACATAAAGGACAGACTCTATGAAACTTTGAATCCTGGTGTTGCAACTGGATTGGCATATAATACATCTGGAGATGGTGATGCATTGTATATTGAATCCATTTTAACTGATTCCATTAGTTCGGATCTTGGAAATGCTGGATTGCATGTTACTGGGTCATTAAAGGAGGTGATGAAAGAATCTGCGTCTATTGCATATTCTTTTGCCAAGCAATTCATGGTAAGACAGTTTCCCGATAACAGATTTTTTGAAGCAGCTCACATTCATGTCCATTGTCCAGGAGGAGCAATTCCAAAAGATGGTCCATCAGCTGGTATCGCCTTTACTTCGTCATTGGTCTCTTTGGCGTTGAATAAATCATTGCCCAACGATACTGCCATGACTGGTGAAATTACATTGACTGGTAAAGTGTTGGCGATAGGTGGCTTAAGAGAAAAGTCGTTGGGTGCTAAAAGAGCTGGCTATaccaaaatcattttccCTAAAGATTGTGAATATCAGTTGGATGAAATTCCAGACGAAGTGAAGGAGGGACTTACTTATATTCCAGTGGAATGGTATAGCGAAGTATTTGAACATTTATTTAAGGGGATTTCgaaagaagaaggaaaCTCAGTTTGGAAAGAAGAGTTTGCCAAATTagaagagaagaagaagagtaAAAAAACTCATACCGTATAA
- a CDS encoding zinc finger protein, putative (Similar to S. pombe MLO2;~no apparent S. cerevisiae orthologue), translated as MYTYVQGLCNQSNSKQNRTPNDKPTHQTTLQSISSGLFLFFKQIPHSTMSKENAQSANDETATLTAVDYIQNQEELEKEARELMPYDPNECTYEMGELRQPLFACLTCSTENENQPIGVCYSCSIQCHSQHELVELFTKRSFVCDCGTTRMKNTKDGACKLRRHGKREHSGRKLSNSSATHSTYVELAAEDIPSSSNTYNQNFHGRFCGCKQVYNPLEETGHMIQCYFGFTCGEDWYHDRCIMGITFTDERATQKPQNSQEESVPDGTNIKTDISTTQSDTANVDSIEKLQYFPKLEAFDEFICWRCVSSFKDVFEDLDKHFPGVVLSKLPRFSNVNTVEDWYSQREKLLEPCPKKIKTEASSVTMGEFHNQEYSLFLSNDFRYKLMDNYESLDHESKLYKFLINNSFLFKDDPIFKPPEDDSEDDCFSSTNVGTGRVLESLPRDKAIESIQAYDKIKSKLKDFFKPFAEQGKIVTEEEVRNFFGHIDDKNNDSEQ; from the coding sequence ATGTACACATATGTTCAGGGATTATGTAATCAACtgaattcaaaacaaaacagaACACCAAACGACAAACCCACCCACCAGACCACTTTACAATCCATTAGCAGTggtttatttcttttctttaaacAAATACCACACAGCACAATGAGTAAAGAAAATGCTCAATCTGCAAACGATGAAACAGCTACACTTACGGCTGTCGATTACattcaaaatcaagaagaattggagAAGGAGGCGAGAGAATTAATGCCTTACGATCCAAATGAATGCACGTATGAAATGGGAGAATTACGTCAACCGTTATTCGCCTGCTTGACATGTTCAactgaaaatgaaaatcaGCCAATAGGAGTATGTTACTCATGTTCAATACAGTGTCATCTGCAGCATGAGTTGGTTGAATTGTTTACCAAGAGGTCATTTGTATGTGATTGtggaacaacaagaatgaAGAACACAAAGGACGGTGCTTGTAAATTACGAAGACACGGGAAAAGGGAACATAGTGGTCGGAaactttcaaattcttctgCAACACATTCAACATATGTGGAACTAGCAGCTGAAGATATTCCTAGCAGTTCAAATACATACAATCAGAATTTTCATGGCAGGTTTTGTGGCTGTAAACAAGTCTATAATCCTCTAGAAGAAACAGGTCATATGATTCAATGTTACTTTGGATTTACTTGTGGGGAAGACTGGTATCATGATAGGTGTATAATGGGTATTACATTTACTGACGAGAGAGCGACTCAGAAACCTCAGAATTCGCAGGAAGAATCAGTACCAGATGGTACCAATATCAAGACTGACATTTCAACAACACAACTGGATACAGCTAATGTTGATCTGATTGAGAAACTTCAATATTTTCCAAAACTAGAGGCTTTTGATGAGTTTATTTGTTGGCGGTGTGTTTCTCTGTTCAAAGATGTATTTGAAGATTTGGATAAGCACTTTCCTGGTGTTGTATTGTCAAAATTACCACGGTTTTCAAACGTTAACACGGTTGAGGACTGGTATTCTCAGAGGGAAAAACTACTTGAACCATgcccaaaaaaaatcaaaacagaAGCAAGCTCTGTTACTATGGGAGAATTTCATAATCAAGAATATTCGTTGTTTTTGAGTAACGATTTCCGATATAAATTGATGGATAACTACGAGAGCCTTGATCATGAGTCGAAATTGtacaaatttttgattaataacTCATTCCTTTTCAAGGATGATCCTATATTCAAGCCCCCTGAAGACGATTCGGAAGACGACTGTTTCTCGTCGACAAATGTTGGCACTGGACGTGTTTTGGAGTCATTGCCTCGTGACAAAGCAATTGAAAGTATCCAGGCATACGATAAGATAAAATctaaattgaaagatttttttaaacCATTTGCAGAACAGGGTAAAATAGTTACTGAAGAGGAAGTAAGGAACTTTTTTGGGcatattgatgataaaaacAACGACTCAGAACAATGA
- a CDS encoding H/ACA ribonucleoprotein complex subunit, putative (Similar to S. cerevisiae NHP2) has translation MGSKKESKSKSSSDDVSTEDNYEKRMSAVLPFAKPLASKKLNKKILKTVKKASKAKHVKRGVKEVVKSLRKGEKGLVIIAGDISPADVISHIPVLCEDNSVAYIFIPSKEDLGSAGATKRPTSCVMIVPGGGKSKKNADKTDEYRDGFDDIVKEINASE, from the coding sequence ATGGGTAGCAAAAAGGAAAGtaaatccaaatcatcAAGCGATGATGTCTCAACCGAAGATAACtatgaaaaaagaatgtCAGCAGTCTTGCCTTTCGCTAAACCTTTGGCATCTaagaaattgaacaaaaaaattttaaaaactGTTAAGAAGGCATCCAAAGCCAAACATGTTAAACGTGGAGTCAAAGAAGTTGTAAAGTCATTAAGAAAAGGTGAAAAGGGTTTAGTAATTATTGCTGGTGACATTTCTCCAGCAGATGTTATATCACATATTCCAGTTTTGTGTGAGGATAATTCAGTGGCATATATTTTCATTCCTTCTAAAGAAGATTTGGGATCTGCAGGTGCTACTAAAAGACCAACTTCATGTGTGATGATTGTCCCTGGTGGAGGTAAGTCTAAAAAGAATGCTGATAAAACTGACGAATATAGAGATGGTTTTGATGACATTGTTAAAGAAATCAATGCTTCTGAATAA
- a CDS encoding beta-coat protein of the COPI coatomer, putative (Similar to S. cerevisiae SEC26): protein MSDSGYTLIYEPNTATKVSVNEFKNLLEKGKDDVKVDTMKKILITILNGDPLPDLLMHIIRFVMPSRNKELKKLLYHYWEVCPKMDESGKMRHEMILVCNAIQRDLQHPNEYIRGNTLRYLTKLKEPELLETLVPNVRQCLEHRHAYVRKNAVFALWSIHKVSDHLAPDADELIYRFLYEENDSVCKRNAFVCLGDLNREAALQYIQDNISVIETLDPLIQLAFIEFIKKDSVQNPSLKQQYAQLMTEIIESSSNVVMYEAANTLTVLTSNPQSILLAGNKFVELATRESDNNVKIITLERINQLHKQHPGVLQDLSLEILRVLSSQDLDVKKKALDVTLQFITTRNVEDVVKLLKKELQSTALSNDDKNADYRQLLINAIHQLAIKFVEVAANVIDLLLDSIADLNTTAAYEVITFVKEVVEKFPDLRDAILRRLILALPHVKSGKVFRGALWVIGEYALEESLIQESWKYIRGSIGEVPIIASELKSKKHEEDTEELQEEEAEYDGKPRRKGPVVLPDGTYATESALTSETTDSLESDSKTPIRKQILGGDFYLGAVLASTLVKLILRLQSLKQTQEKILNGLKAEALLIMVSILRVGESSLVSKKIDEDSADRILSYIKILNDEEDLQEIKTSFLEDTKDAFKAQINNAELKKAEALAKDLHDNAEQIDDAIVFRQLDKDNKKSKTSVDDLAAASGSNELKKEDLSSRLNKIIQLTGFSDPIYAEAFVKVHQYDVVLDVLLVNQTTTTLRNLSVEFATLGDLKVVDKPTTANIGPHGFYKVQTTIKVTSADTGVIFGNIVYDGQHSDDSRIVILNDVHVDIMDYIKPATCSESQFRKMWNEFEWENKITIKSPIETLKEYLDELMKGTNMQCLTPGAVIGEECQFLSANLYSRSSFGEDALANLCIEKQSDGPIIGHVRIRSKGQGLALSLGDRVASISRKGKTATITRV, encoded by the coding sequence ATGAGTGATAGTGGCTATACATTAATCTATGAGCCTAATACGGCTACGAAAGTATCtgttaatgaatttaaaaatttgttgGAAAAAGGTAAAGATGATGTGAAAGTGGATACtatgaagaagattttgatTACCATCTTAAATGGAGATCCTTTACCTGATTTGTTAATGCATATAATTAGATTTGTCATGCCTTCTAgaaataaagaattgaaaaagttgTTGTATCATTATTGGGAGGTTTGTCCGAAAATGGATGAATCGGGTAAAATGAGACATGAAATGATTCTTGTGTGTAATGCCATTCAACGTGATTTACAACATCCAAATGAATATATTCGAGGCAATACTTTGAGATATTTgacaaaattgaaagaaccagaattattagaaactTTAGTTCCTAATGTCCGTCAATGTTTAGAACACCGTCATGCTTATGTCAGAAAGAATGCGGTTTTTGCATTGTGGTCGATTCATAAAGTAAGTGATCATTTGGCTCCCGATGctgatgaattgatttacaGGTTCTTGTATGAGGAAAATGATTCTGTTTGTAAAAGAAATGCTTTTGTTTGTCTTGGAGATTTGAATAGAGAAGCTGCTTTGCAATACATTCAGGATAATATTTCAGTTATTGAGACTTTAGATCCATTGATACAATTGGCCTTTATTGAGTTCATCAAAAAAGACTCTGTTCAAAATCCATCTTTAAAGCAACAGTATGCTCAATTAATGAcagaaattattgaaagcTCTTCCAATGTTGTCATGTATGAAGCTGCTAACACTTTGACTGTGTTGACTTCAAACCctcaatcaattttgttaGCAggaaataaatttgttgaattggcTACTAGAGAGTCCGATAATAACGTCAAGATTATTACTTTAGAAAGAATAAACCAATTACACAAGCAGCATCCTGGTGTATTACAGGACTTGTCATTAGAGATTTTACGAGTTTTATCTTCACAAGATTTGGAtgttaaaaagaaagctCTTGATGTCACTTTACAATTCATCACCACTAGAAATGTTGAAGATGTTGTTAAGttattgaagaaagaaTTGCAGTCGACAGCTTTGTCCAATGACGATAAGAATGCTGATTACAGACAGTTGTTAATTAATGCCATCCATCAATTGGCTattaaatttgttgaagttGCTGCTAATGtcattgatttattattggattCTATAGCCGATTTAAATACTACTGCTGCCTACGAAGTTATCACATTTGTTAAAGAAGTTGTTGAGAAATTCCCTGATTTAAGAGACGCTATTTTGAGAAGATTAATTTTAGCTTTGCCACATGTGAAAAGTGGAAAAGTTTTCCGTGGTGCATTGTGGGTTATTGGTGAATATGCCTTGGAAGAATCGTTAATACAAGAATCTTGGAAATATATTAGAGGAAGTATTGGTGAAGTCCCTATCATTGCTAGTGAATTGAAACTGAAAAAGCATGAAGAAGACACCGAGGAATTACAAGAGGAAGAGGCCGAGTATGATGGTAAACCTCGCAGAAAGGGCCCAGTTGTATTACCAGATGGTACCTATGCTACTGAATCAGCGTTGACAAGCGAAACAACTGACTCTTTGGAAAGTGACAGTAAGACTCCTATCAGAAAACAAATTCTTGGTGGTGATTTTTACTTGGGTGCTGTATTAGCATCTACTTTGGTGAAATTGATTCTTCGTTTGCAAAGTTTGAAACAAACTCAAGAAAAGATTTTGAACGGATTAAAAGCAGAAGCATTGTTGATCATGGTTTCGATTTTAAGAGTTGGTGAATCTAGCTTGGTTTCTAAGAAGATCGATGAGGATTCTGCGGACAGGATTTTGTCTTATATCAAGATTTTGAAcgatgaagaagatttgCAGGAAATCAAGACAAGTTTCCTTGAAGATACTAAAGATGCATTTAAAGCACAAATCAACAATGCTGAATTGAAGAAAGCGGAAGCATTGGCTAAGGACTTGCATGATAATGCTGAACAAATTGACGATGCAATTGTTTTCAGACAGTTGGATAAGGATAACAAAAAGAGTAAAACTTCTGTGGATGATCTTGCTGCTGCGTCAGGAAGCAATGAATTAAAGAAGGAAGACTTGTCTTCGAGATTGAACAAAATTATACAATTAACTGGGTTCTCGGACCCTATTTACGCAGAGGCATTTGTCAAAGTTCACCAATACGATGTTGTATTGGATGTCTTGTTAGTCAATCAAACCACAACTACTTTAAGAAACTTATCGGTTGAGTTTGCTACGTTAGGGGACTTgaaagttgttgataaacCAACTACTGCAAACATTGGACCTCACGGGTTCTATAAAGTTCAAACAACTATTAAGGTTACTTCGGCTGATACTGGTGTCATCTTTGGTAATATAGTGTATGACGGTCAACACTCAGACGATTCACGTATAGTCATTTTGAATGACGTTCATGTTGATATCATGGATTATATTAAACCAGCCACTTGTTCAGAAAGTCAATTCCGTAAAATGTGGAACGAATTTGAATGGGAAAATAAGATAACCATTAAATCACCCATCGAAACATTGAAAGAATATTTGGATGAATTGATGAAAGGTACAAACATGCAATGCTTGACACCAGGTGCGGTGATTGGAGAAGAATGCCAATTTTTATCAGCAAACTTATACTCCAGATCCAGCTTTGGTGAAGACGCATTGGCTAATTTATGTATAGAAAAGCAAAGTGATGGTCCAATAATTGGTCATGTCAGAATAAGATCAAAAGGACAAGGTTTGGCTTTATCGTTGGGTGATAGAGTGGCCTCTATTTCAAGAAAGGGTAAGACGGCAACTATTACTCGTGTTTAA
- a CDS encoding major cell wall mannoprotein with possible lipase activity, putative (Similar to S. cerevisiae TIP1): protein MRFAFTTVSLSLLLSSLVASEAASSDVQFLTALVGDYQDHKSDYIKFFATAKDVPGDLSTLATKVLTYTDDSYTTLLNDDSLNVSNLEGFATSLPWYTRIQAEAGGKGSASGSGSGSGSAKSTASAEKSSGSSASASKTAGSSSATGGVSELIAPVGAVVGALAVALM, encoded by the coding sequence ATGAGATTTGCTTTCACAACTGTATCATTATCCCTTTTATTATCCTCTTTGGTTGCTTCAGAAGCAGCATCATCTGATGTTCAATTCTTGACTGCTTTGGTTGGTGATTATCAAGATCATAAATCCgattatattaaattttttgcCACAGCAAAAGATGTCCCTGGTGATTTATCAACTTTGGCTACCAAAGTATTGACTTATACTGATGATTCCTACACAACTTTGTTAAATGACGATTCCTTGAACGTTTCCAACTTGGAAGGATTTGCTACTAGTTTGCCATGGTATACCAGAATTCAAGCTGAAGCTGGTGGTAAAGGTTCTGCCtctggttctggttctggGTCTGGGTCTGCTAAATCAACTGCAAGTGCTGAAAAATCTAGTGGTTCCAGTGCTTCTGCTTCAAAAACTGCTGGCAGCTCTTCTGCTACTGGTGGTGTCAGTGAACTCATTGCCCCTGTTGGTGCTGTTGTTGGTGCATTGGCAGTTGCTTTAATGTAA